The following coding sequences are from one Nicotiana tomentosiformis chromosome 3, ASM39032v3, whole genome shotgun sequence window:
- the LOC138908111 gene encoding uncharacterized protein, with protein sequence MVGEKVRLKISPMKGVLRFGKKGKLSPRYIRPFEILKKIGEVAYHLALPTILSSVHPVFHVSMLRKYVGDPSHILDFSKVQLGSDLTYDVESVAILDRQVRKLRSKSIETVRVQWKGQPVGEATLEVEKDMRSKYPLI encoded by the coding sequence atggttggggagaaggttagGCTCAAGatctcacccatgaagggtgtgttgaggttcgggaagaaaggcaagttgagccctcggtatattaggccttttgagatacttaagaaaattggagaggtggcttatcaTCTTGCTTTGCCAACTATTCTatcaagtgttcatccagtgttccatgtatccatgcttcgaaagtatgtcggggatccgtctcatattctagaTTTCAGTAAAGTACAGCTGGGcagtgatttgacttatgatgtggagtcggtggctattttagaccgacaggttcgaaagttgaggtcaaagagcatagaaACAGTGAGGGTGCAGTGGAAAGGCcaaccagtcggagaagctactttgGAGGTTGAGAAGgatatgcggagc